The Candidatus Neomarinimicrobiota bacterium DNA window GTACATATTCATCTGGTACATCATGTTGCATCATTTGCCACATTCCTTTCACAAAATCTCCCGAAAATCCCCAGTCTCTTTTGGCATCAAGGTTCCCCAACTCGAGAACATTTTGAGTCCCTGTCTTGATTTTTGCCAAACTTGAAGTAATCTTACGGGTTACAAATTCTTCGCCCCTTAGGGGGGATTCGTGATTAAATAAAATTCCGGACACAGTGAACATTTCATAGGATTCACGATAATTTACGGCAATCCAGTGCCCAAATAATTTTGATACAGCGTATGGGCTTCGGGGATAAAAAGGAGTGTTTTCATTTTGAGGTGTTTCTAATGCTTTCCCAAACATTTCAGAACTTGAAGCCTGATAGAACTTTATTTTGGGATTTATATTTCTGATCCCTTCTAAAATACGGCAAACTCCCAGAGCAGTAACATCCGCGGTCATCGTTGGTAATTCAAAGGAAGCGGCAACAAATGACTGCGCGGCGAGATTGTATATTTCATCAAATTCAAATTTTTCTATGGTTCTGTATATGTTTGTTAATTCAGACAATTCAAAATTGATCAATTCAATATCATTCCGAATCCCTAATTCTTCCAATCTCCATAATGATCCTCTGGATGTCCTGCGGTCACCACCAATCACTCTATATCCATTTTCAAGTAAAAATTTTGATAAATAGGCTCCATCCTGTCCTGAGATGCCGGTAATTAATGCAGTTTTTTTCATTACTTCTCCAATAATTATTAAGTTAAAATGAGTTCATTTATCCTTGACAAACAAACATTTTATAAGGTTACTAAATCAAGGTGTTTAATGAGCTGAAATTGGTCTTCAATGCTCATAGTTTCCAATCTTTTCTCTAAAGGATAAAAACATGTATTTGGAGTTTCAACGGAAAAAATAAATTCAAAAATTTTCAGTAAATCATTTCGCAAAAAAATTGCATTTGTACCCATAGAATCACAACAAATAAGAGAATATCCTTTTTTATTCCCCAATTTATTGAGAGCTGAAAGTGACGCTCCATGGTAATATCCGCTTTTATGTTTATTAAACCGCTCAAAATTTGGATCATAGGGTACTGTTACTGATTCGTCTGGACCAAAACTGGCATTGTATTCAATGATTACAGCACGTGGGGAAATACATTCAATTGCATTCCATACCCAATAATCATTTCCATCGATATCAATCGATAATAGGTCAATTTCAGAATTCATTCCGCTTTCCAGTAAGATACTATCAATGTTTTCAACCGTTACCCAGCAATTTTTAACCTCTACGGTATTATCTGCGCAAATATTATTATAAAAAGACCTCGCTACATTTACCTTATCCATTGATCCATCAATAAGAACACCATTCCAATGATAATTTTCAATCAGATTTCGTGAATTACATTCTGTGCCATTTCCGATGCCAATTTCAACAATCGATTTGTTCGTAGTACCAATACAAGAAAAAATGTACAATAATAAACCGTCCTCACCATTCTGAGAGTAAATTTGAAACTCTTTTCCCTTTAGTTTATCTTTTTGTCGTTTATCTGATCCTAATTTTTCAAAATTAGAATTCAAAAGGTTGATCACATTTTTTTCTAATTGCTCAATTTTCTTTTGAGATTGTTTAAAATTATTAATTATCCGGTACCATCTTTGTACTCGAGTTTTCGTACGCATAATGTTATTTAAGTAATGTCATTAAATTATCTGTAAAAATTCGACAAAAATTATTTTCATCAAACTCCCTAACACGCTCCTGTAAACTCTTAATCAATTTTGAATAATCCTCGGAATTTATTTTACTTTTTGCTTTCAACCTTTTAGAACCTTCATCAATAGAACGGAACATCAATTCTGGATTGTTGACAATTTCATTGGATCCTCCTGAGGCATGGACTAGCGGAATACATCCATGCAGAATTGCTTCAACAGTTCCAAGCCCGAATGGCTCATCTTTCATTGTGTGTAAAAAAAACTTTGATTCAATTAAGATTTTTTCCAATTCTTCAGAAGTTGCATTTTTAACTAATCTTACATTAGAAATTTTACGTCCTCTGATGAGAGATTCACAATCATTAAAATAGTTATTGGATTGAGAATTTGGTGTATAACCACAAATATTAAATAATAGGTGAGGATTTTTTTGGGCAATTTTAATTTGAGAAATTTGATCTTTATTCGTATCAAATCTACCGATTGAAACAACAAAATTTTTTTTATTAAAAAAATCTGTAAGTTTCTTTTTTTTGAATGTTATAGGTGGGTATATCAATTCAATTTGATCCTGGGGATATTGAAAAACTTTTTGAATAGCACAAATTGTAAATTGGGAAATTCCTAATATCTTATTTTTGTGTATCGGTTTTGGATGAATGGAATACAATTTTCTGAAAAACCAATTTGATATACTATGTTTATAAACGCTATTAGTATATTTTTTCAAAACCCGTGCTTCTCTAGGAAAATATATAAAATGAAGAAAATATTTTCCGTTTTTAATTCCAGACATAGTATTGTTTGAATTTATGATTAAATCATATTCCGTATTCATCTTGTCCATAATTTTATTCATTTTAATGTATTTATATTCACCTAATCCCTTGTTCCATGCATTAATAATTCTAATATTTGCATTCAAAGGAACATGATGCATATTTTCTAAATCTTTGCTTTTAAAACTGTTTCTATAGGATATCCAATCTGGAGTGATTCCCATGGCATTAAGACATTCCGTCATATAAGCTATAACCCGAATTCTTCCGCCCTGTGAAATCGTATTTTGATAGATAGCTACTTTCTTCATTTTTTTATTATGAAAAATACCCATACTTAAATCCCAAGGGAGCCACAACGTTTAATTCATTTTTCTGATTGTCAGTCCAATCTTCGTAAGTTGGGAATTGTCCTTTTCGCTGAACATTCTCAGGTTTACGAATGATTTTATCTATTTGATTATTTTGAATAGAGTCCAATTCGCAAAACGCACAAATATTTTGGAAAAACTTAGGATCGCTAAATAAACCTTCAGCTTTACAATTATATATATTTTCTTTAGGAATCACATTTTTCCAATTTTCAATTATAGTGTTAGTTTCATTCCATAACCAGCCAATTTTTTGAATATCAGAATAAGATTCCCATTTCTGAACATCATTCAACAAAATTCGTCCATCATCATAATCATGGCCATTGTAATATTTTCGTCTTATCCCGCTTCTCACAAAATCACCTGGATGGCGAACCAAATGAATAAATCGACTGTTTGGGAATATTGAATAAATTGCATCAGCAAAAAATGAGATTTGATTGTTCGTCTCTATGTATCGTTTATCCTTCAAAAAAGCATCTTTCAATAATTCATAACGCGCACCAATAAATGCTGATTTCCGTAACTCAATTCCTAATTGCATCTTTTCATATACATACCGCGATGCATATACCATCTGTGGATGCGGTTCATGAAATACGTCACCTTCTTTGGTAGCTTCGAAGAGTTTGGTCAATAATTTGGTCCCACACCTTCCTGTAGATAAAACAAAAACAGGGTTCGATTCATTAAAAATTTGTGATGATAAATGTTGATAATCCCTTATTTCCTTTTCCAAATATTTTTTATCCGAGAAATAGTTTGCCATAGCTTCTATTTTACTCTTAATTCTCAATTTTAAACTCCATTCTATTAATTGTTGTATTTAATACTATTGATAAAATTATGCAGATGATTTTTTATCGAAGTAATCTCTGCATTCTGTAACAAACAATATTTCAAAATATCATAATAAACATTAAACCATTCTTTATATTTGAACCCGCTTAACGTGTTGTTATGCCAATTGATAACCAAATAACCGTTCCACTTCCTTACTTCATCAACGAGATCTTTTACTTTCTCCAAACTTTCATCAGGTCTAAGTCCCATATAATACGACTGCATTAGTGTTTTATCCATCACATTCATAGGGAATTCCCAAAAAGAAAAAGGTGTTTCATTTTCAAAATCATAAGGATTAAACGGGAAACAATAACCATTTCTAAAGCCGATAGATTCGGGAAACCCGAGCGTAGAATCGTACATAATTTTTACTTTATCCAAAACTTTCCATGAAAACGGTTGGCTCATCATAAGATAATGGAATCTCCCTCCAATTTCTCCTAATTTGAACTTATTGATTTCATTTTTCAACATTTTTGCGTCGTAGGCGCTACCAATACTACCATGAATCCCTATTTCCCAATCATTTGATTCAAGGGTTTTCAATACTGATTGCATTTTATTTGATGAAAGGTCATAATCCGCATTCGGATATTTGTTAGTTTTCTGGTTAGTTGGAATAAAGTAAAATGATGATTTAATATCCAATTCATTTTCTAACCTCATTATTTTATCAAAATTAAACCAAATATCTTTGTTGGTTATTCTGCTTATCACATTTTTAATTGCTCGTACTGGGTTCCCTTCAATTAACATCCGGGAATTATCCTCTAACCATCCACTAGTACACTGATCAACATCGTGAGTTAAACCTACCTTGAACTGATTTTTTTGTATGGAAGAATCATGGCCATTTTTTTCATATAATTTATCAATGGCTTGATTGAGAATATCGAAATAATAATTTACTACTGGTAAAGTTTCGATTCTTAGATCTTTTATAATACTTGATTCAAAAGGAAATCTACCCATCGAATCTGCATCAGATTGAATATGTTCTTGCCAACAGGATAGAAAATAAAATGCGTTCAGTAAGACATCTGCATGTAATGAAACACTATTACCATTGGTCGAGTTCACAATTAGGTTTTGCACGTTTTGATGAAAAAGGATTGGAAGTTTTACATCCTTCCAAAAAATGTGTGTTATATTTTCTGGAATTCCTTTTTTTTGTGAGAAAAAATCAATTTCCTCGATTGGCGTTATGATAATTGAATTTCCGGTTTCGATTCCGTAACTAATTGTTAAATTTTGAGGAATTTTGTAATGGTTACAAAAAGTATCCAACACATATCGAATCTTTTTCTCTAAATGAGAATATTGAT harbors:
- the gmd gene encoding GDP-mannose 4,6-dehydratase, producing MKKTALITGISGQDGAYLSKFLLENGYRVIGGDRRTSRGSLWRLEELGIRNDIELINFELSELTNIYRTIEKFEFDEIYNLAAQSFVAASFELPTMTADVTALGVCRILEGIRNINPKIKFYQASSSEMFGKALETPQNENTPFYPRSPYAVSKLFGHWIAVNYRESYEMFTVSGILFNHESPLRGEEFVTRKITSSLAKIKTGTQNVLELGNLDAKRDWGFSGDFVKGMWQMMQHDVPDEYVLATGTNFSVRDFVNAAAPHFGFDLMWEGKGIEERGIDRKTNTMIIKINPKFFRPADVVELLGNPSKAKAVLGWEPEVSFEELVEMMSESDLRKFS
- a CDS encoding glycosyltransferase, translating into MGIFHNKKMKKVAIYQNTISQGGRIRVIAYMTECLNAMGITPDWISYRNSFKSKDLENMHHVPLNANIRIINAWNKGLGEYKYIKMNKIMDKMNTEYDLIINSNNTMSGIKNGKYFLHFIYFPREARVLKKYTNSVYKHSISNWFFRKLYSIHPKPIHKNKILGISQFTICAIQKVFQYPQDQIELIYPPITFKKKKLTDFFNKKNFVVSIGRFDTNKDQISQIKIAQKNPHLLFNICGYTPNSQSNNYFNDCESLIRGRKISNVRLVKNATSEELEKILIESKFFLHTMKDEPFGLGTVEAILHGCIPLVHASGGSNEIVNNPELMFRSIDEGSKRLKAKSKINSEDYSKLIKSLQERVREFDENNFCRIFTDNLMTLLK